Genomic segment of Xenopus laevis strain J_2021 chromosome 4S, Xenopus_laevis_v10.1, whole genome shotgun sequence:
TTCTCTGTGACATGTCTGTATTTGAGGCTTACTTGCCACCAGAAAAATTTTCATCAAGcttttttcagtgggagactagcAGAGCTTTGTGTTCCCCTCCAGTATGCAATTTATTCAAACGAAGTGATATCATTCCACAGAATCACTGTAAATTGTTATGtcccaaaaatccatttaatatcaCTGAAAAAGCATGTAAAAGCTACAGCCATATTGTGCTTAAAGAAGTGAGATTCTTTGACTTGAAAGTCCTTTACCCTCTGCTTCGTGATCCATCGCTAAACGTCAAAATTCTTCACTTAGTCCGAGATCCCCGTGGGGTGTTTCATTCAAGAGAAAAAACAACCAGTGCTCTCTCCTTTGACACCAAGATTGTTTTGGGAGACATAGAATCTCAGAATTCAGATGCCGACTATGAGATGATAAAACAAATCTGTGAGAGCCAAGTAGAAATGTATAGAACTGTCATGACGTCCAACTTCAGTAGGTTGCGCAGTCACTACCATATGGTGCGTTATGAAGATATTGCTGATGATCCCATTGAAAATGCAAGGCAGATGTACCAATTTGCAAATCTTAATTTCACCCCCAAACTTAAGACTTGGGTACACAATATAACACATGGTAAGGGCCAAGGTATGAGTTTTGTAATCAACTCTAGAGATGCTCGCAATGTCTCCAGAGCATGGAGGGATCATCTTCCATTCAAAACTGTCTACAGAatccaaaacatttgcaaagaagCTTTGAAAGTTTTTGGCTACAGAACCTTGAAGACAGAGACGGAACAGAAAAACTTATCAGTTAATATTTTATTACCTCCTCCTAAACTTAGCACTGGTACCAATGCTCCTTTAACTTAACAATATATATGCATCAGTTTTAATCATAATGATATATGGTTGCTACATTTGAATGGCATTACtacagtaacaacaacaacaaaattcAAGTAAATTATAGAAGCATCACTGTCAGTAGTAATAACTGGAGGCCaagagtaagggggttatttatcaaaatctgagtttttaaatgaaaaaagtctgaccaaactagaatccataactttaccttatttattattaaaagagcATGAATTAATTGGTTCGtgaaaaacaagttttatttgtgattttttttgaatcgtatgattttttcggatttttgcttaAAAAGTCAAGAAATaatcggattttcaggctaattctagtgcagaccacagaaacttcaaaataggatagggacctctcccattgacttatatataacctcagCAGGtcagagatggcagattttcggatttagactttttgcagccacttggggtttttttcactaaaaattcggattttacagttaaaaaattcacatttttcagtttttggcattcagactttgataaataacccccaaatgtcCATGTTCTCCCCAAATGTCTAACaacacaaattcagatttttcttttttactcagGATACCAATGAAGGATGCGGTCAAAGATTGTTGTCTTTTATGTCATTACAGTAATGTATTGCTTGAATGGTGAACTCATTTACCTAAACTAAAAGCATATTTACCTGTAACCTGCAGCTGCCATAAAGTTCAGGGTGTTAAAAAAGTGTATTTGAatattatacaaattaaatattaatcatTTGGGTGAAACTGTAAGAGTTAATGTTTGCAAAATACACAAATGAGATGGAAGCAACCAATTAAACGACTTAAAGATGGTAGTTATGAAACAAAGGGCCCAAACTGGTGCAGTGATGAAATTCATGGAATGGTATACATTGGTTGATGTCACAAAATTGCCACCACCAAACTACCAAATaaccataaaatgtatatattctaattcagggatctgcaaccttggctctccagctgttaagaaactacaagtcccacaatgcatttgctaatttaaagttatttatgcAAAACCTACTGCTCATTTTAGAAGAAACTGCAAAATTGTTGTAcagctgccacctagtggcctgttataaattgtacaaaaaatagaaatgaaaaaatgGGCACAATAGCCCTGTCCTTTTTTTTCACATTGTTAATTAACAACTACATTACATGTTCACATGCCTGGGGCCCATTTCTGTCTCTTTGGTGTGACATCTAGTCAATATATCTTCAGATGCCCAGCCATGTGTATGTGTATGATGTAGGACAAGAAAAGATAGTAATAAATGCAGGCATGTAAGTAATATCTCTCAGCAGTGAAATGAATCCAACCATGAGAATAGATGCTGCTTATACTGATGCACATATTACGTATTTAGGAAAATTAAGGTTGCCGCATGTTCAGTTTTTGAGGGTGCTGTCTGGCATCACCAGATAGGTGTAGGCCCAAATTGTGGCTTTTACTGTATATCAGTTGATGAACCGAGCCAATGCCCCACCAGTCACATTAAAGACATGTCAATGATAAAAATCAGAGTCAATTTCTATGATTGACAGGTCTGCTCCATTCTAAATGGCTGTGGTGCTGTCAATCCTAAACGTTCTGCCACCAAGACATATAAAACCACAGCTCTGTCCATCTCCCTGAATAACTGCccctcatttaaaaaataaatcagtatCAGTTATCCAGTGGTTTAGGTTTGGTGGATTCAGAATCCAACATGTTTCAGTGTGTGTTCACAAGCACTGATGTCCTAAGTCAGCTGTAATAAATACTTACCAAGGCCTCATGATGAAAGCTGAACTACCCATTTACTAATTTAGATTGTAGAATGATAACCCCCAGGGCAGatatcaaaaatattttggacTAGCCAACATAATATTCATTCAGCGCCTGCTTAAGAAGAGAGAAAGTGGGTTAtgtaaactccgaatgcaaaaatccaaaatatttgtgcttttttttattcaaaaatctgaCGAATCACGAAtgtttaggaatttattaaatccagagaatggaaaagtcagaattagaaaatccggcatctcagacctgtcaaggttgcatataagtcaatgggagaagtcccaatgattttttgatgtgcgctgggtttcgtgcaatgccccaaagtttttggtcaggaaatctgagttttttgggtgaaaaatccgaaaaaattttgaaaatcggattcttttcccgtaaagcaaattttcgggaaaatgtaataatacataagcgtaaaatttgatcggagtttgtagcagaaaatgttgagataaaatcggacctGACATATAACCCTCTTAGTGTGTCTAGAGCTGTAGCTCTGGATTCCACATCACAGTCATTTTGTGCTAATGATACTTTAACCATAATGGTTCAAATAAGAAAGCAGAGTACACAATATCATGgtagttttaaataaaaacagtgatgagccaaatcccaaatttttggattttgatacagTACTACCAACCAGAAGTTCTATGCAGATTAATTAGGCCCTTTAATGACTGTAACACACCTAATAAAacctgacaaaaagtcacttggggCATAGATGAGCTTggaaccaaaaaaattatttttgatagGGAGATAATTCTAGCATAGCATTGTTTCCAtgggaagaaaaacaaaattggcAAAAATAAGTGTCTGTATCTAGAGCGTCTAAAttgcccaccgggataccaggaactCCCTGGTGGCCCCTAttgcttctaactatttggcccaattcatggtcattccttatttctttatgggaaaaagaggCTTTATAATGgatgaatagagtatagtaagtagataaaaAAGACTattagaataaagaggttgagcgaggagaggaggaatactagtttggaaagtgggctcccgtctaaggttttctggtgggcccctggaatcCCAGTCTTACACTGTATATCTATGTTCACAAAGAAGAAGGATTGGGAAAGGACTAGACAGGATGAGTGAGCCCCAAGTACTCTATCTGTCTCTGTAAAATGTCTGCCTACCAGTCTTTCCCACATGTGTATTAACCGTTGCCCCATATATAAGCAATTACTACACTTCTGCGTGTTTTATCATTTATTGAATCtctaaaatggtataaaatggcTTGGTTCTGTGTCATAAATAACACACTGAAACTACCAAGCAGAACAAGAAATGCATGTGTTTTCTAAAGCAAGACAAAATGTTATATCAGAGGAACACGTGCACACTGGAGGTAGGTTATATATCAAGGACATGTGGTATATAccagtatgggatttgttatctgaaaaccctttatctagaaagcaccaaattacagaaaggtctcacatagactccattataatcaaataatccaaatttttaataatgattaccattttttctgtaataataaaacagtgccttgtacttgatccaagatgTGATTAAACcaatttggaagcaaaacaagcttattgggtttatttcatgtttacatgattttagaagatccattatcaggaaaaccccaggtcccaagcattctggataacaagtctcatacctgtatttggtgtTTGCTAGAAATGAAATAGCATTTCCATGATTGGAAGTAAcagattacatacagtatatgttaacaGAAAGAGACATGGACAAAATTAGCTTCAATATTTTTACCACTGTTCCTTCTAAAAAATagtaagaagaaaaaatatacatgaactcattttttttaaatattgtgtgcCACAATTTTACTGTGACAAAATCATCAAATAACCCAACGAattagtttattatatatataaaaaagtaatacatgtacatatttaaattgtttttctctctttaaggagacattttgttttactggtttgctataaaaaaaagaaatacaataataaaaacaatagtaacCCCACAGaatgagtattttttttccttttgttgtgtgtgtgtgtttttttttgcataacagTATCCAAATAACGCTCTACCTACCATTTACCAACACATTCATACTACATACAAAGAAGTTAACTTTTCTGTTATATAAAATGCTtatgagatatatataaaaagtctAAGGATCCAGATTacaaggtcttttttttttctctaagagCTGCCATGAGGTGGGTACCAGGAGACATTTAAATTGTGATTTGTGGATTGCAAAGGGGATAGTACTTGGTGGGAGTCTGTGGTTGGGTGAGTTATGTGTAGACTGTGGAGTTTTCTGCATGATGGGGCATGGTTAGGGTGGTTCCAGTGCATGCACAGGCTGTTTTTTATTGGGGCCTCATTTTTTCTTGTTGGCAGGGCCTTCCAACCAGGGGCCCAGAACTGCACCCACAAACCTGGAAGGACAATAaggtcactagggatgtagcgaacgtcggaaaaaatgttcacgaacatattcgcgaacttgcgtcaaaaatgcgaacggttcgcgaacgtcgcgaaccccatagacttcaatgggaaggcgaattttaaaagctagaaaagacatttctggccagaaaaatgattttaaagttgtttaaagggtgcaacgacctggacagtggcatgccagagggggatcaagggcaaaaatgtatctgaaaaatacattgttgacacagcgctgcgttttgtgctgtaaagggcagaaatcacactacatttctaaacttgtgtaataaactgctttaaaacgtccggcgtctacatgccaatcaagtcgtgtaaaggttacagcctgttcacacgcaaagacaaaacgcggcgcttactgcaacgcaaaaaaacgcaaagagctttcatgaatgataccgtcaagtgagcaaataatagttttgaattactagttgcttgtcacctccaggatgttcgtcctgttggtggcaatatttctgtagtggtgtgtttacacgtgcacggtcaggcagaggtaattcaatgtacagtgaagtgaaccaaaaaacactgattctgcagtgtgggcccagttttggtctactttattgatcacctgcggtgaccataaaagatgcgattttgccactgttgcagaaccctgaaaaattaggcatgtgtactttcctgaaaaatt
This window contains:
- the chst5.S gene encoding carbohydrate sulfotransferase 4 isoform X1, giving the protein MEEVISEADRQEEKLQVFPMKMSRINTGKFSILILMAQTLAFICIIFKFHDSPLPPVKKYQRTHMIILSTWRSGSSFTGQLFSQHPDVFYLMEPVWHVWSKMHQNSVNLLHMAARDLVRSVFLCDMSVFEAYLPPEKFSSSFFQWETSRALCSPPVCNLFKRSDIIPQNHCKLLCPKNPFNITEKACKSYSHIVLKEVRFFDLKVLYPLLRDPSLNVKILHLVRDPRGVFHSREKTTSALSFDTKIVLGDIESQNSDADYEMIKQICESQVEMYRTVMTSNFSRLRSHYHMVRYEDIADDPIENARQMYQFANLNFTPKLKTWVHNITHGKGQGMSFVINSRDARNVSRAWRDHLPFKTVYRIQNICKEALKVFGYRTLKTETEQKNLSVNILLPPPKLSTGTNAPLT
- the chst5.S gene encoding carbohydrate sulfotransferase 4 isoform X2, which codes for MKMSRINTGKFSILILMAQTLAFICIIFKFHDSPLPPVKKYQRTHMIILSTWRSGSSFTGQLFSQHPDVFYLMEPVWHVWSKMHQNSVNLLHMAARDLVRSVFLCDMSVFEAYLPPEKFSSSFFQWETSRALCSPPVCNLFKRSDIIPQNHCKLLCPKNPFNITEKACKSYSHIVLKEVRFFDLKVLYPLLRDPSLNVKILHLVRDPRGVFHSREKTTSALSFDTKIVLGDIESQNSDADYEMIKQICESQVEMYRTVMTSNFSRLRSHYHMVRYEDIADDPIENARQMYQFANLNFTPKLKTWVHNITHGKGQGMSFVINSRDARNVSRAWRDHLPFKTVYRIQNICKEALKVFGYRTLKTETEQKNLSVNILLPPPKLSTGTNAPLT